The Candidatus Eisenbacteria bacterium genome includes the window CCGGCCCCGCCCCCAATGGATCGAGCCTGAGCCGCTCGATCGCGAGGTTGTCGATGGAGAGCCTGCGCGCCGGGATGAGATAGACGCGCGGCCCGGCCATCGCGGCCCGGCTCAGCGCCTCCGGGATCTTCACGGTCGCGCTGTCGCCGCTCTGGCCGCTCTCCGCCTGCCAGGCCTCGAGATCCGATCTCTGGAAGTCGGAGACGATGAAGAGCTCTCGGTTGATCGTCTTCGCTTCCGCGAGGAGGGCGAGCGCTTGCGAAACGGCCTGCCGCAGATCCGCGCGGGTCGCCCCGATCGCGGAGCGCTCGATCTCCTGGCGGAGCAGGCCGGGATCTGCGACGCCCGTCATGTAAGGGAAGCGAACCGGCTGCGCGGCGAGCCCCACCACTCCGCGATCTCCCTCCCGCATCAGCGACACGACCTCGAGGGCGCGCCGCTTGGCCGAGGCGAAGACCGTTCCTTCCTCGGAGAGCCAGGCTCCGCCCGGCGACAGCGTCGACTCCTCCCCGCCGGGAGGGCCGCTCGCGTGAGGATCGCGCGCCGCCATGCTGAAACTGTTGTCGAGGATGACGGCGAGGGTCGTGCTGCCCCGTCCGAGCGCCCCGCCGCCCGCCCGCATGGCGGGGCGCGCGATCGCCAGGGCGAAGAGGCCGATGATCAGCACGCGCAGAGCCAGAAGGAGGAGCTGCCTGAGCTGCAGCCTCCGCACTTTCTTCTTCGAGACCTCCTTAAGGAACTCCAGGCTCGGGTAGTGGACCTCCCGCGCCCTCCTCTTGCTGAATAGATGGATCAGGATCGGAAGGGCGGCGGCCGCCAGGCCGACCAGGAAGATCTGGTTGAGAAACTGAATGGGGAGCACGGGTCAGTGCAGACGCGCGCGCTTCTCGAGGAAGCGCAGCAGAGCCGTGTCGAATGGCGTGTCGGTCAGGATTCTCTCGTAGGCGATCAGGTTCGCGCCGCACTCCTTCTTGTAGAAGCCGATCCTCTCCTCCATGAGACGGCGGTACTCGCCGCGGATCTCCCAAGGCTGGAGGCTCAGTCTGTCGCCCGTCTCCATGTCGACGAAGACGGTCTCGTCCCGATAGTCGAAGCGCTCCTCGCGCGGATCCTGGAGGTGGAAGACGACCACCTCGTGCTGGCGGTGGCGGAAGTGCTTCAGGCTCCTCATGACCCGCTCCGGATTGGCGTCCCACAGATCCGAGATCAGGATCATCAGCCCTCGCCGCTGCGTCCGGTCGGCGATCTGCTCGAGGCAGGCGCCGACGTCGGTGCGCCGCAGCTCGCTTTTGCTCTTCGGTGACAGAGACTCCCGCAACGCTTCCTCCAGCCCCGTGAAGAGGATCCGCCTGTGCGTGCGCGCGCTGCGCGCGGGGATGATCTTGTGGATCCGGTCCGAGAAGAGCAGCAGGCCGACCGCGTCCTGCTGCTGGAGCATGAGGTAGACGAGCGCCGCCGCGAGGTAGGTGCCGTAGCGGACCTTCTCCAGCCGCCCCTCGTCGGCGAATGGCGTCGACGAAGAGACGTCGAGAAGGATGTGCGCGCGGAGATTGGTCTCCTGCTCGTATTCCTTCAGATAGAAGCGATCGCTCTTCGCATAGACCTTCCAGTCGACGTGGCGGATCGGATCTCCCGGCATGTACTGGCGATGCTCCGCGAACTCCACGCTGAAGCCGTGGTATGGGCTCTTGTGGAGCCCGGTGAGGAACCCCTCCACGATCATCCGGGCGATCAGATCCAGGCCCTGCAGCTTCGCGAGGAACGAAGGCTCCAGAAGGACGCGGTAGCTCTGATCTGCGCGGACCATCTTGCCAGTATCCCGGGGGATCAGGCCTGCTTCGGCTCGGGGACCGACTCGAGGAGCCGGGTGACGAGCTGAGGCACCCGAACCCCTTCGGCCTCGGCGCTGAAGTTCGCGATGATCCTGTGGCGAAGCACAGCCATCGCCACCGCGCGAACATCCGACACGGAAGGCGTGAGATTCCCGTTCAGGACGGCCCGTGTCTTCGCCCCGAGAATCATGAACTGCGATGCGCGGGGGCCCGCGCCCCAGCTGACCCAGTCCCTTATGAAGGGGAGGCTGCTCGAGTCGGGCCGGCTCTCCCGCGCGAGCCGCACGGCGTAGGAAACGACATGCTCCGAGACGGGAACGCGCCGGATCGTCTTCTGGATACGCAGGATGTCGCCGCCCGTGAGAACGGGCTTCACCTGCGCCTCGAGCGACCCGGTCGTCTGGGTCACGATGCGGACTTCCTGGGACTCGGTCGGGTACTCGACCGAAATGTGGTACATGAATCGGTCGAGCTGCGCCTCCGGGAGCGGGTAGGTCCCCTCGAGCTCGATCGGGTTCTGCGTCGCGAGGACGAAGAACGGCGGGCTGAGCGAGAAGGTCTGCCCCGCGGCCGTGACCTCCTTCTCCTGCATCGCCTGAAGCAGCGCGGCCTGCGTTTTTGGCGGAGTCCGGTTGATCTCGTCCGCGAGGATCAGGTTGGCGAAGACCGGCCCCCTGACGAACTTGAAGGCGCGCTTGCCCGTGGTGCGGTCCTCCTCGAGGATCTCGGTGCCCGTGATGTCGGACGGCATCAGGTCGGGAGTGAACTGGATCCTGTTGAACTCGAGGTCGAGGATGCGGGCCATCGTCGAGACAAGAAGGGTCTTGGCCAGGCCCGGGACGCCGACGAGGAGGCAGTGCCCGTCGGCGAAGAGGGCACTCAGAAGCTCATCGACGACCTGCTCCTGTCCGACAATGACCTTCTGAAGCTCGCTCAGGATGCGCGCTCTCGCATCCGCGCATTCCTGAATCGCCGATGTCGTCTCCTTCGTCATCTCCGGTGCCATCTTCATCCCTTCCCTATGACTCCGCCCGTTCGGGGTCGGAGGCCGTTCTCCTCACTCGGTCCGCGCTCGATCCGCGACATCTCTCCCGGCGCGCGGGCATCGGCCCGAGCGCCCACTCATCTACACCGGACGCCCCATTCCGCTCCGAGCCGCCAGCGCGACGGATGGACCGTCCCAGGCCCCCGGCAGTTCCCCTCGCCCCGCTAAGTTCGCGGCCGCGGCGCGGGGCTACGGGAATCCGCCGGGGGCCTGGGACGCTGCTCGCCCGGCACCTACCGCAGCCTCATGTCGATCTTGCCCGGGGCGCTCGGCCGATGTGCGACCAGGAACGCGACGGCCTGTGGCGACGGATTCGCGACATTGCCCAGGAGGAAGCGGTGGAGGAGCCAGTATATCTCGGGATCGCCCTGCGCGAGGGGAAGCCACGCGAAGAGCCGCTCCAGAAAGACGCGGTTGAAGATCCCCCTGCAGCCGATTCCCGCCTGGAAGACGCCGTCGCCCCAGTGGACGTAGCGGGTGAATGTCCTCGCGAAGCGGGCCAGATCGGTCCGATCGAAGACGAAGCCGTCCAAGCAGGCCGGGACGATTCCCTCCATGGTGAAGGAGGCATGCGAGATGTCCTCGCAGGCGTTCACCTTGACCCGGCCGGCTCCCCGCGTCGGCTCGTAGTCCCAGATGTACGCGTCCGATGGAGTCCGCTCGAGCCGGTTCTTGAAGAACGCGTAGAGCTTCTCGCTCCGCCGGCGGTACTCCTCTTCCCCCGTGATCTTGTAGAGAAGGTAGAAGTCGCGAGCTAGAATCCCCTGCCTGTTGTAGGGCTGCCAGAGGTAGCGTCTCTCGATCTCCTCGTTGCCCGACATGTACACCGACTCCCCCTCCGCGGGCTTGGGGTCGAGCTGGTAGTCGTGCCACCGCAGGGTTTCGACGCAGCGCTCGACCAGCTTCCCGATGCGCAGCGAGTCCGCGGCCGCGCCATCCGCCGACTTCCCGACCCGGAGGACATACTCGAGGATCGGTTGCAGAATCAGGCCCGAGTGGACGAGGTAGACTTTCCGCTTCCCCTCGCCGTACCGGGATGCGCCCCACCCGGGATTGGACGCGCCGTCCGCGTCCGTCTTGCCTGCGATGTCGTCCCGCGCCGCCATCACGGCCTCGGCGTACCGGCCGAGCCAATCGAGATACCAAGGCTCGCCCGTGGCGTCGTACATGACGACAAGCGCCATCATGTCCCGGCTCCTCGCCCAGGCGAGGCTGCCGTCCTCGTTGGTGAGGTTCTTGATGTGGGTCGCCCAGTAGGCGGCGGGGAAGAGGATGCGGAAGTGGGCCGCGGTTCCATACATGGTGGAGTCGGGGCGCAGATCGTACTTGAAGGTCTCTTTGAAGGAGTAGACGACCTGATCACGCGTCGGCGGATCCTGACTCGAAGGCAGGCTCCAGTCGGCGTTCGTCGACTCCTGGGCCGCTGCGATCGTCGCGCTAGCGCATAGCGCGGCGGCAAGCGCGACACCGGCGACGGCCGCCCGAGCGGCGAGAAGACGGCCCGAACTCACGATCTCGCCTCCTGCCCGGACTCGGCATACACGGTGTAGTCGATCTCCGGGAAGATGTTGTTCTTCCCCTCGATCGTCGACAGCCACCACTCGTCG containing:
- a CDS encoding MoxR family ATPase, producing MTKETTSAIQECADARARILSELQKVIVGQEQVVDELLSALFADGHCLLVGVPGLAKTLLVSTMARILDLEFNRIQFTPDLMPSDITGTEILEEDRTTGKRAFKFVRGPVFANLILADEINRTPPKTQAALLQAMQEKEVTAAGQTFSLSPPFFVLATQNPIELEGTYPLPEAQLDRFMYHISVEYPTESQEVRIVTQTTGSLEAQVKPVLTGGDILRIQKTIRRVPVSEHVVSYAVRLARESRPDSSSLPFIRDWVSWGAGPRASQFMILGAKTRAVLNGNLTPSVSDVRAVAMAVLRHRIIANFSAEAEGVRVPQLVTRLLESVPEPKQA
- a CDS encoding DUF58 domain-containing protein; protein product: MVRADQSYRVLLEPSFLAKLQGLDLIARMIVEGFLTGLHKSPYHGFSVEFAEHRQYMPGDPIRHVDWKVYAKSDRFYLKEYEQETNLRAHILLDVSSSTPFADEGRLEKVRYGTYLAAALVYLMLQQQDAVGLLLFSDRIHKIIPARSARTHRRILFTGLEEALRESLSPKSKSELRRTDVGACLEQIADRTQRRGLMILISDLWDANPERVMRSLKHFRHRQHEVVVFHLQDPREERFDYRDETVFVDMETGDRLSLQPWEIRGEYRRLMEERIGFYKKECGANLIAYERILTDTPFDTALLRFLEKRARLH